A genomic stretch from Panthera uncia isolate 11264 chromosome E3, Puncia_PCG_1.0, whole genome shotgun sequence includes:
- the FOXL3 gene encoding forkhead box L3 isoform X1: MAIQQSPSGRVTLSGIYDFITRKFPYYRANQRAWQNSIRHNLSLNSCFVKVPRTEGHEKGKGNYWTLAAGCESLLDLFENGNYRRRRRRRGPKREGAGQARAGGAEGPQGPPEPAPGQPPAPASPAALGKAEHRGIKFSIDYILSAPGPFPGLKGPYGQQEGRTPRLGAQQMNLHLWTI; the protein is encoded by the exons ATGGCCATCCAGCAGAGCCCCTCGGGCAGGGTGACCCTGTCCGGCATCTACGACTTCATCACGCGCAAGTTCCCCTACTACCGAGCCAACCAGCGCGCCTGGCAGAACTCCATCCGCCACAACCTGTCCCTCAACAGCTGCTTCGTGAAG GTGCCTCGGACGGAGGGCCACGAGAAGGGCAAGGGTAACTACTGGACGTTGGCGGCGGGCTGCGAGTCGCTGCTGGACCTCTTCGAGAACGGCAACTATCGCAGACGGCGCCGGCGCCGCGGCCCCAAGcgcgagggggcggggcaggcgcGTGCGGGGGGCGCGGAGGGGCCGCAGGGGCCCCCTGAGCCAGCCCCAGgccagccccccgcccctgccagccCGGCTGCCCTGGGGAAGGCGGAGCACAGGGGCATCAAGTTCAGCATTGACTACATCCTGTCCGCGCCGGGCCCTTTCCCGGGGCTCAAGGGTCCCTACGGCCAGCAGGAGGGCAGAACCCCGCGGCTGGGGGCCCAGCAAATGAACCTCCACCTGTGGACGATATGA